The genomic window AGGCGTCGGACCGCCGGCGAAGATGTAGTTGATCAGGTAGACCGCGTCGGAGATCGAGATCGCGCTGCTGCAGTCGGTATCGCCGGCCAGCAGCGGACTGGGCGCCGGGCCACCGGCGAAGATATAGTTGACCAGATAGACAGCGTCGGAAATGGAAATCGAGGTCGAGCCGTCGGCATCGCCGCAGAGATCTGGGGGATCGACGATCGACAAGCTGAAGCTCATGGTATCGGCGCGGGCGGGATTGTTGGAATCGATACAGGTCAGGGTGAAATAGAAGGTTGCACTGTAGGACGGCGTTCCGGCAATGATGCCGACGGTGTCGCCGACGAAGTCGCAACCAAAGGGCAGATCGCCGCCGAAGAAGCTCCAGTGCAGGGGCTCGGTCCCGCCGAAGGCCGTGAAGCGATAGGAATAGAACTGATCAAGATAGCCGGGCGGCAAGGTCCCTCCGACGATATGCAGGTTGCCGTCACAGCGATCGCCGATGCCGTCGCCGTTTTCGTCGGCTTGATCGAGATTGGCAATGACGGGGCAATTGTCGCAGGCGTCGCCCCAGCTGTCGCCGTCGGTGTCGGTCTGTGCGGGATTAGGATTGGCCGGGCAGTTGTCCAGCGAATCGGCGATGCCGTCGATGTCGAGATCGCCGGCGCTGTTAGCCTCAGTCCAGAGACGGCTGACGATACTGCTGACACCGCCGAAAGCCTCGCTGTTGGTGAGGACGACAATGGCGGTTTGTTTGGCCGGGCAGAAGCCGACGCGCGTACAGACGCCCTGGTCGCCGCCGCCATGTTCCCAAACCCATTGACCGCCGAAGTTGCTGTGAAACCAAGTGAGACCCTGCGAGGCGGCGATGGTCGGAAAATGAATGGTGGTAATCGTATCGATGGTGGCGGAATCAGCGACAACGACGGAGTCGACCATACCGTGCTGCAAATGCGCCAGAAGGAAGCGCGCCAGCTGCGGGGCGCTGGAACGCAGTGTCCCAGCCGGATAGTCGGCGTAGCCGAATTGTCCCAGAGCTTGATAGCTGCCATTCCAGTGATAAGGCATGGCGACGTTGATGGTATCGAGGCCGGCCAAAAACCAGGAGGAGTTGTTCATTTGTAGCGGCGCAAAGATCGAATCCTGGCAGTACTGGGCAAAAGGAACACCGGAGATGACCTGCACCAGGTAGCCGATCAGGACAAAGCCGTGATTGCAGTATTCGTGGACGGTGCCGGGCGCCCAGGAGTTGAAGTTGGCGACCGGGTCGTAGTAGCTACCGCCGGGAACAAAGTATGCGGCGACGTATTGATCGAGCGGGATGGGGGTGTCGCCGTAGACATAGGTCGAGAACATCACGTCCCAGTTGTCGTTGAGACTCGACGTGTGCGTCAAGAGCTGGCGAAAGGTAATCGGCGTGGACGGATGGTTCGGATTAATGATCTGAATCGGCAGGTAGTCGTTGATGTTGTCGTCGAGATCGAAGTTGCCGTTTTCCCAGAGCTGCATGAGTGCCAGACCGGTCACAGTCTTGGATACCGAAGCGAGCATGAAGAGTGTCGAGTCGGTGACGGGAATCCCGGCATCGACGTAGGAGTAGCCGAAGGCACCGGACCAGGCGATAGCGCCGTCACGGACGATGCAGGCGGAGAGTCCGGCAATGTGAGTTTGCGCCATGGTGGCGACGATGAAGGAATCAAGACTGACGTATGCAGTTGAGTTTCGCGGGGGAGATTCGGCAATCGATTGGTGGAATCGGTCGGTGTCGATTGCCGTCTGAGCCGCGACGCTCGATAACAGAGGCGAGATTGGCACGGTTGTGACAATGATGGCAACGGCAACAAGGCGGAAGGGCGGATGCAACGGGCATTCCTCCAGCGAGATTCGTCTCTGGCGGTGAAGCGAACACTGATTTGACGGTGAGAATGTCGTCTGGGATAATTGACGGAAGAATGGAGTTTTTGTTCGATAATAGTTGAGGTAGTTTTGAAAAAGATAAGGGGAGACGCAAGGTCTCCCCTCCGGAAGGGGCTTAAAACTTTGACTACATGCTACGGACAGGCGGCGCAAGGGGCCGGACCGCCGGCGAAGATGTAATTGATCAGATAGACGCCGTCGGAAATCGACACGGCCGAGCTGCAGTCGGCATCGCCTGCCAGAAGCGGATTGGGAGCAGGGCCGCCGGCGAAGATGTAGTTGATCAGGTAGACAGCGTCGGAAATCGAGACGGCGGTCGAGCCGTCGGCATCGCCACAAAGATAGGTTGAGCAGTCGTTGGCAGCGGCAAAGGAAGGATCAGTCTCGCTGAACGATCCGGTGCCGTTCGGGCAACGGGAAAAGGTCTTGTCGGTCGTTTGCGCGCCGAAGACCACTGACTGGAGCACGGTCGTGTCCGGCGCAGTGAAGACAACCGCCTCCCCCGATGCGGAAAGCTTGAAATTGGCATGCAGGCCGACCTGCGCACCGTCTTCATCAGCCCAGATTACCAAGTAACCGTTGGCGGCGATGGTCGTATCGGACAGCGCCCATTTCGTGACATTGTCGGTTTTGTCGGACAGGTAGCAGCCAGCGAGCGAGACCG from Candidatus Zixiibacteriota bacterium includes these protein-coding regions:
- a CDS encoding serine hydrolase, which translates into the protein MHPPFRLVAVAIIVTTVPISPLLSSVAAQTAIDTDRFHQSIAESPPRNSTAYVSLDSFIVATMAQTHIAGLSACIVRDGAIAWSGAFGYSYVDAGIPVTDSTLFMLASVSKTVTGLALMQLWENGNFDLDDNINDYLPIQIINPNHPSTPITFRQLLTHTSSLNDNWDVMFSTYVYGDTPIPLDQYVAAYFVPGGSYYDPVANFNSWAPGTVHEYCNHGFVLIGYLVQVISGVPFAQYCQDSIFAPLQMNNSSWFLAGLDTINVAMPYHWNGSYQALGQFGYADYPAGTLRSSAPQLARFLLAHLQHGMVDSVVVADSATIDTITTIHFPTIAASQGLTWFHSNFGGQWVWEHGGGDQGVCTRVGFCPAKQTAIVVLTNSEAFGGVSSIVSRLWTEANSAGDLDIDGIADSLDNCPANPNPAQTDTDGDSWGDACDNCPVIANLDQADENGDGIGDRCDGNLHIVGGTLPPGYLDQFYSYRFTAFGGTEPLHWSFFGGDLPFGCDFVGDTVGIIAGTPSYSATFYFTLTCIDSNNPARADTMSFSLSIVDPPDLCGDADGSTSISISDAVYLVNYIFAGGPAPSPLLAGDTDCSSAISISDAVYLINYIFAGGPTPCAACP